Proteins from one Oncorhynchus masou masou isolate Uvic2021 chromosome 12, UVic_Omas_1.1, whole genome shotgun sequence genomic window:
- the LOC135549620 gene encoding ras-related protein Rab-5A-like yields MANRGGATRPNGSNAGNKICQFKLVLLGESAVGKSSLVLRFVKGQFHEFQESTIGAAFLTQTVCLDDTTVKFEIWDTAGQERYHSLAPMYYRGAQAAIVVYDITNEESFARARNWVKELQRQASPNIVIALSGNKADLASKRAVDFQDAQSYADDNSLLFMETSAKTSMNVNEIFMAIAKRLPKSEPAATGANSGRNRGVDLTEAAQPTKAPCCST; encoded by the exons ATGGCCAACAGAGGAGGAGCTACGAGACCCAACGGGTCTAACGCTGGTAACAAGATCTGCCAGTTCAAGCTGGTACTTCTGGGGGAGTCGGCAGTGGGCAAGTCCAGCCTGGTGCTCCGCTTCGTCAAGGGACAGTTCCACGAGTTCCAGGAGAGCACCATTGGAG cgGCCTTCCTGACCCAGACAGTGTGTCTAGACGACACGACGGTGAAGTTTGAGATCTGGGACACGGCAGGACAGGAGCGCTACCACAGCCTGGCGCCCATGTATTACAGAGGGGCGCAGGCCGCCATCGTGGTCTACGACATCACAAATGAG GAGTCATTTGCGCGGGCCAGGAACTGGGTGAAGGAGCTGCAGAGACAAGCCAGCCCCAACATTGTCATCGCCCTGTCTGGCAACAAGGCTGACCTCGCCAGCAAGAGAGCCGTGGACTTCCAG GATGCCCAGTCATATGCAGACGACAACAGCTTACTCTTCATGGAGACGTCGGCCAAGACGTCTATGAATGTGAACGAGATATTCATGGCTATTG CAAAAAGATTGCCCAAGAGCGAGCCTGCGGCCACAGGAGCTAACAGCGGGCGGAACAGGGGCGTCGACCTAACGGAAGCCGCCCAGCCAACTAAGGCCCCCTGCTGCAGTACTTAA